In the genome of Enterococcus hirae ATCC 9790, one region contains:
- the tsf gene encoding translation elongation factor Ts → MADVTAKMVKELREMTGVGMMDAKKALVEVEGDMEKAVDLLREKGMAKAAKKNDRIAAEGLASVAIKGNTAAIVEVNSETDFVSKNEMFQDLVKEIAELVAENKPADMEAAMKIKTEKGTIESDLIEATQVIGEKISFRRFEVVEKEDNAAFGGYLHMGGRIAVLTVLDGTTDESVARDVAMHVAAINPRYVNETQIPEAELEHEKTVLTEQALNEGKPANIVEKMVEGRLKKFKAEIALVDQPFVKDPDMTVEKYVASKGATVKTFVRFEVGEGIEKREDNFVEEVMNQVKK, encoded by the coding sequence ATGGCAGACGTAACAGCTAAAATGGTAAAAGAACTACGCGAAATGACAGGCGTAGGTATGATGGATGCGAAAAAAGCATTAGTTGAAGTAGAAGGCGATATGGAAAAAGCAGTAGATCTTTTACGTGAAAAAGGAATGGCTAAAGCAGCTAAGAAAAATGATCGTATTGCAGCTGAAGGATTAGCTTCAGTAGCAATCAAAGGAAATACTGCAGCAATCGTTGAAGTTAACTCAGAAACAGACTTTGTTTCTAAAAACGAAATGTTCCAAGATCTAGTGAAAGAAATCGCTGAACTTGTTGCAGAAAACAAACCTGCAGACATGGAAGCTGCAATGAAGATCAAAACAGAAAAAGGTACGATCGAATCTGACTTGATCGAAGCAACACAAGTAATCGGAGAAAAAATCAGCTTCCGTCGTTTTGAAGTAGTTGAAAAAGAAGATAACGCTGCTTTCGGTGGTTACTTACACATGGGCGGACGTATCGCTGTATTGACTGTTTTAGATGGAACAACTGATGAATCTGTAGCAAGAGACGTTGCTATGCACGTAGCTGCAATCAATCCTCGCTATGTAAACGAAACTCAAATTCCTGAAGCTGAATTAGAACATGAAAAAACTGTTCTTACAGAACAAGCTTTAAACGAAGGTAAGCCTGCTAATATCGTTGAAAAAATGGTAGAAGGACGCTTGAAGAAATTTAAAGCAGAAATCGCTTTGGTTGACCAACCATTCGTTAAAGATCCTGATATGACTGTTGAAAAATATGTTGCTTCTAAAGGTGCTACAGTGAAAACTTTTGTACGCTTTGAAGTTGGCGAAGGAATCGAAAAACGCGAAGACAACTTTGTTGAAGAAGTTATGAACCAAGTGAAAAAATAA
- the rseP gene encoding RIP metalloprotease RseP: MKTIITFIIVFGILVIVHEFGHFFFAKRSGILVREFAIGMGPKIYGHQAKDGTTYTLRLLPIGGYVRMAGNGDDETEMAPGMPLSLLLNSDGIVEKINLSKKVQLTNSIPMELIRYDLEEELTITGYVNGEEEQEVTYSVAHDASIIEADGTELRIAPKDVQFQSAKLWQRMLTNFAGPMNNFLLAILLFILLAFMHGGVQVTNTNQIGEVLPNGAAQTAGLKENDKILEINGNAIHSWGDLTATITENPGKKLSVEVERNGQKQTLSVTPGVVESNGKKYGQLGIKAPMKTGFFDKIIGGTQQAFSSSLEIFKALGSLFTNFSLNKLGGPVMMFQLSSEAADQGILTVISLMAILSMNLGIVNLLPIPALDGGKLVLNVVEGIRGKPISQEKEGFITLAGFGLLMLLMVLVTWNDIQRFFF; the protein is encoded by the coding sequence ATGAAAACAATTATTACATTTATTATTGTTTTTGGCATTTTGGTCATTGTTCATGAATTTGGACACTTCTTCTTTGCGAAACGATCAGGAATTCTCGTTCGAGAGTTTGCAATTGGTATGGGACCCAAAATCTATGGGCATCAAGCTAAGGACGGAACTACCTATACACTACGTTTATTGCCAATCGGAGGTTATGTGAGGATGGCAGGAAACGGGGACGATGAAACAGAGATGGCTCCGGGAATGCCGTTATCTCTTTTATTAAATTCTGATGGTATCGTAGAGAAAATCAATTTAAGTAAAAAAGTACAGCTTACAAATAGTATCCCGATGGAATTGATTCGTTATGATCTTGAAGAAGAATTAACGATTACTGGCTATGTCAATGGCGAGGAAGAACAAGAAGTGACTTATTCTGTCGCGCATGATGCTTCGATCATTGAAGCCGATGGCACAGAACTTCGAATCGCTCCAAAAGACGTGCAGTTCCAATCAGCCAAATTATGGCAACGGATGTTGACGAATTTCGCAGGACCAATGAATAATTTCTTGTTAGCTATTTTGTTATTTATTCTGCTTGCTTTTATGCATGGCGGAGTTCAAGTCACTAACACGAACCAAATTGGCGAAGTCTTACCTAATGGTGCAGCACAAACTGCTGGTTTAAAAGAAAATGATAAAATCTTGGAGATCAATGGTAATGCCATTCATTCTTGGGGAGATCTAACGGCTACGATCACCGAGAATCCTGGGAAAAAACTCAGTGTTGAAGTCGAGCGCAATGGACAGAAACAAACCCTTTCAGTAACACCAGGCGTGGTAGAATCGAATGGAAAAAAATATGGGCAATTAGGAATCAAAGCACCAATGAAAACGGGATTTTTTGACAAAATCATTGGAGGAACACAACAAGCTTTCAGTAGTTCATTAGAAATTTTTAAAGCACTAGGCTCATTATTTACAAACTTTAGTTTAAATAAATTGGGCGGTCCTGTAATGATGTTCCAATTATCTTCAGAAGCTGCAGATCAAGGAATATTAACGGTCATTAGCTTGATGGCCATTCTTTCGATGAATTTGGGAATCGTTAACTTATTACCAATTCCAGCGCTTGACGGAGGAAAGCTTGTCTTGAACGTCGTGGAAGGGATTCGTGGAAAACCAATCAGCCAAGAAAAAGAAGGCTTTATCACATTAGCAGGCTTCGGTTTATTGATGCTTTTAATGGTATTAGTCACATGGAATGATATCCAACGATTCTTTTTCTAG
- the argS gene encoding arginine--tRNA ligase, giving the protein MNNKDIVSKAIYDVVKDDLTMEQVEKLLENPKSADHGDVAFPAFSLAKIYRKAPQQIAADLAEKIDSTNFEKIEVVGPYLNFFMNKAMISKEVLASVVKEKEHYGDSSIGNNGNVPIDMSSPNIAKPISMGHLRSTVIGNSIGFIMEKLGYNPIRINHLGDWGTQFGKLIVAYKKWGSEEAVRSEPINELLRLYVQFHEVAETEPELNDEARSWFKRLEEGDKEAIELWQWFRDESMKEFNKIYDLLEVRFDSLNGEAFYNDKMDEIVELLEEKHLLQADKGAEIVDLSAYDLNPALIKKSDGATLYITRDLAAALYRKRTYDFKQSLYVVGNEQSYHFKQLKALLKELGFDWSDDMHHIPFGLITQGGKKLSTRKGKIVLLEEVLNEAIDSAKEQISEKNPDLENKDVVAKQVGVGAVIFHDLKNDRLNTFDFNLEEVVRFEGETGPYVQYTHARAVSLLAKADFTPSADQEYALNDENSWEVVKLIQKYPETVLQAGEKYEPSIIAKHAIKLAQAFNKYYAHTKILVEDDQKEARLALVYAVTVLLKEDLRLLGLHAPDKM; this is encoded by the coding sequence ATGAATAACAAAGATATTGTATCAAAAGCGATCTATGACGTTGTCAAAGACGATCTTACAATGGAACAAGTAGAAAAACTATTAGAAAATCCAAAATCTGCAGACCATGGGGATGTAGCCTTTCCTGCCTTTTCATTAGCGAAAATCTATCGAAAAGCCCCTCAACAAATTGCAGCTGACCTAGCAGAAAAAATCGATTCAACAAACTTTGAAAAAATCGAAGTGGTTGGTCCTTACTTAAACTTCTTTATGAATAAAGCGATGATCAGTAAAGAAGTTTTGGCTTCTGTCGTGAAAGAAAAAGAACATTATGGCGACAGCTCCATCGGAAATAACGGAAACGTACCAATCGATATGTCTTCTCCTAATATTGCAAAGCCGATTTCAATGGGGCATTTGCGTTCTACAGTTATCGGGAACTCCATCGGATTTATCATGGAAAAATTAGGCTACAACCCGATTCGTATCAATCATTTAGGAGATTGGGGCACACAGTTTGGGAAACTGATTGTGGCTTATAAAAAATGGGGTTCAGAAGAAGCAGTACGTTCTGAACCAATCAATGAATTGTTGCGTCTGTATGTTCAATTCCATGAAGTGGCTGAAACAGAACCAGAATTGAATGATGAAGCACGTTCATGGTTTAAACGTTTGGAAGAAGGCGACAAAGAAGCCATTGAATTATGGCAATGGTTCCGCGACGAATCTATGAAAGAGTTCAATAAAATCTACGATCTATTAGAAGTTCGTTTTGATTCTTTAAATGGTGAAGCTTTCTATAACGATAAAATGGATGAAATCGTAGAACTTTTAGAAGAAAAACATTTATTGCAAGCAGATAAAGGTGCTGAAATCGTTGACTTATCAGCTTATGATTTGAACCCAGCGTTGATCAAGAAATCAGATGGTGCAACACTTTATATCACTCGTGATTTAGCAGCAGCTCTTTACCGCAAACGCACCTATGATTTTAAACAATCATTGTATGTTGTCGGAAACGAACAAAGTTATCACTTCAAACAATTGAAAGCTCTTCTTAAAGAATTAGGCTTTGATTGGTCAGATGATATGCATCACATCCCATTCGGATTGATTACTCAAGGTGGTAAAAAACTATCAACACGTAAAGGGAAAATTGTTTTACTTGAAGAAGTGCTAAATGAAGCCATTGACTCTGCTAAAGAACAGATCAGTGAGAAAAATCCTGATTTAGAAAATAAAGATGTGGTAGCTAAACAAGTCGGTGTTGGCGCAGTTATCTTCCATGATTTAAAAAACGATCGCCTAAATACATTTGACTTTAATTTAGAAGAAGTTGTCCGTTTCGAAGGTGAAACAGGACCTTATGTACAATATACACATGCTCGTGCTGTCAGCTTGTTAGCAAAAGCCGACTTTACGCCATCGGCAGATCAAGAATACGCCTTGAATGATGAAAACAGCTGGGAAGTTGTAAAATTGATTCAAAAATACCCAGAAACTGTTTTACAAGCAGGTGAAAAATACGAACCGTCTATTATTGCGAAACATGCAATCAAGTTAGCTCAAGCATTTAATAAATATTATGCACATACTAAAATTTTAGTTGAAGATGACCAAAAAGAAGCGCGTTTAGCATTAGTTTATGCTGTAACAGTCTTGTTAAAAGAAGATTTACGTTTGCTTGGCTTACACGCACCAGATAAAATGTAA
- a CDS encoding phosphatidate cytidylyltransferase: MKQRVITAAIALVLFIPIIWIGGITIEFVAALLAVVGVYELFRMKGLTLLSFEGILSAIGAVILVLPKERWFFFLPEKTSTFMIFYLIVMILLGTSVISKNTYTIDEAGFPVITSLYVGIGFQNFVNARTEGLAVLLFGLFVVWATDIGAYMVGRQYGKHKLSPDVSPNKTIEGALGGITSALVVALLYFLFYPAKELFGHGLFFMLLVTMLLSIVGQFGDLVESSIKRHYDVKDSGNILPGHGGILDRFDSLLFVFPIMHLFGLI, encoded by the coding sequence ATGAAGCAACGAGTGATCACAGCTGCTATTGCCCTGGTCCTATTTATACCAATTATATGGATCGGTGGAATCACAATCGAATTTGTAGCAGCTTTGTTAGCAGTCGTCGGTGTCTATGAGTTATTCCGTATGAAGGGCTTGACGTTGTTAAGTTTTGAAGGAATATTATCAGCGATTGGAGCAGTTATTTTAGTTCTACCAAAAGAACGTTGGTTTTTCTTTTTACCGGAGAAGACAAGCACGTTTATGATCTTTTACTTGATCGTCATGATCTTGTTAGGGACATCAGTTATTTCAAAGAATACTTATACGATTGATGAGGCGGGATTCCCGGTAATTACTAGTTTATATGTAGGTATTGGATTTCAAAATTTCGTCAATGCAAGAACAGAAGGTTTGGCAGTCTTGCTCTTTGGATTATTTGTCGTTTGGGCAACTGATATCGGTGCTTATATGGTTGGAAGACAATACGGAAAACATAAGTTAAGTCCAGATGTTTCACCGAATAAAACAATCGAAGGAGCATTAGGTGGTATTACTAGTGCATTAGTCGTTGCTTTGTTGTACTTCTTGTTCTATCCAGCCAAAGAATTATTTGGACATGGGCTGTTCTTCATGCTCCTTGTAACGATGCTCTTATCGATCGTGGGACAATTTGGTGATCTCGTTGAATCTTCGATCAAACGTCACTACGATGTCAAAGATTCTGGGAATATCTTACCAGGGCATGGCGGGATACTAGATCGTTTTGATAGTTTGCTTTTTGTCTTTCCAATCATGCATTTATTTGGATTGATCTAG
- a CDS encoding arginine repressor: MRKSERHLLIKQVIGEFTIRTQEELLAKLENYGVTATQATISRDIRDLKIVKVPDENGVSHFVLFQGKKGLEAKTDDEKRLVQMIEDIVLKVERVHFLTVVHTLPDNAHLFAAVLDDIKPPHIVSTIAGFDTTIIISKDEEEAKLVEAFLHAPKETTLF, translated from the coding sequence ATGCGTAAATCTGAGCGACATTTACTTATTAAACAAGTGATCGGGGAATTTACGATCCGTACACAAGAAGAACTCTTGGCCAAACTGGAGAATTATGGTGTGACAGCGACACAAGCTACGATTTCCAGAGATATTCGTGACTTAAAAATCGTAAAAGTACCAGATGAAAATGGCGTTTCCCATTTTGTTCTTTTTCAAGGAAAAAAAGGACTCGAAGCAAAAACAGATGATGAAAAACGGTTAGTCCAAATGATCGAAGACATCGTGTTAAAAGTGGAACGGGTCCATTTTCTGACGGTCGTCCATACCTTACCAGACAACGCACATCTTTTCGCTGCCGTTTTAGACGATATCAAACCACCTCATATCGTCAGTACGATTGCTGGGTTCGATACAACCATTATCATTTCCAAAGATGAAGAAGAAGCAAAATTGGTGGAAGCCTTCTTACATGCTCCCAAAGAAACAACACTTTTTTAA
- the frr gene encoding ribosome recycling factor, giving the protein MADAIMTEAKEKMQKAAQNLQRELGQIRAGRANASLLDRITVNYYGAPTPLNQMASIQIPEARVLMITPFDKSILQDVEKAIMASDIGISPTNDGNVIRLIIPQLTEERRKELAKDVKKEAENAKIAVRNIRRDAIDEYKKQQKNGDITEDDLRGLEKEVQKLTDESIKEVDKIASDKEQELLDV; this is encoded by the coding sequence ATGGCAGATGCAATTATGACAGAAGCAAAAGAAAAGATGCAAAAAGCAGCACAAAATTTACAACGTGAGCTTGGACAAATTCGTGCAGGACGTGCCAATGCAAGTTTACTTGATCGAATCACAGTTAATTATTATGGTGCACCAACACCTTTGAACCAAATGGCTTCAATTCAAATCCCGGAAGCACGTGTTTTAATGATCACTCCATTTGATAAGAGCATTTTACAAGATGTTGAAAAAGCAATTATGGCAAGTGATATTGGAATCAGTCCAACCAATGATGGGAATGTCATTCGTTTAATTATTCCTCAATTAACTGAAGAACGTCGTAAAGAATTAGCAAAAGATGTAAAAAAAGAAGCAGAAAATGCGAAAATCGCTGTTCGTAACATTCGTCGTGATGCAATTGATGAATACAAAAAACAACAAAAAAATGGCGATATCACAGAAGATGATCTACGTGGATTAGAAAAAGAAGTACAAAAACTAACCGATGAAAGCATCAAAGAAGTAGATAAAATCGCTAGTGACAAAGAACAAGAATTACTGGATGTTTAA
- a CDS encoding proline--tRNA ligase, translating into MRQSKMLIPTLREVPNDAEVLSHQILLRAGYIRQVSAGIYSYLPLANRVLEKLKTIMREEFEKIGAVEMLMPALLPAELWEESGRYETYGPNLYRLNDRNDRKMILGPTHEETFTELIRNEVNSYKKLPLNLYQIQTKYRDEKRPRFGLLRGREFIMKDAYSFHSSEESLDEAYKDYEKAYTEIFKRCGLDFRAIIGDGGAMGGKDSKEFMAISEIGEDTICYSTESDYAANLEMATSYYVPKKSHETQLELEKIATPDVKTIEEVANFFETEPQKIIKSVLFMADENPVLVLVRGDHDVNDVKLKNFLAVDFLEEATEEDAQKYLGADFGSVGPIGVAEEVKVYADRHVQDLANAITGANETGFHYVNVNPERDFEVISYEDLRFVQEGDPSPDNNGVLAFTRGIEIGHIFKLGTRYSESMGATVLDENGREKFVIMGCYGIGVSRLLSAIVEQNSDENGINWPKGIAPFDLHVVQMNLKDENQTNLTEEVEQTMLAAGYQVLVDDRNERAGVKFADSDLIGCPIRITVGKKAVDGIVEVKIKKTGEMVEVRKEELANTLPILLNQ; encoded by the coding sequence ATGAGACAATCAAAAATGTTGATTCCAACATTACGAGAAGTTCCAAATGATGCAGAAGTACTAAGTCATCAAATTTTATTAAGAGCAGGGTATATTCGCCAAGTTTCAGCTGGTATTTATTCTTATTTGCCTCTTGCTAATCGTGTATTGGAAAAATTAAAAACGATCATGCGTGAAGAATTTGAAAAGATTGGCGCTGTCGAAATGTTGATGCCAGCTCTCTTACCTGCGGAATTGTGGGAAGAATCTGGTCGTTATGAAACTTACGGCCCAAATTTATATCGTCTCAATGATCGTAATGATCGCAAAATGATCTTAGGTCCAACTCATGAAGAAACATTTACTGAATTGATTCGCAATGAAGTCAATTCCTATAAAAAATTGCCGTTGAACCTTTACCAAATCCAGACAAAATATCGTGATGAAAAACGTCCACGGTTTGGGTTATTACGTGGCAGAGAATTTATTATGAAAGATGCTTACTCTTTCCATTCATCAGAAGAAAGTTTAGATGAAGCGTATAAAGATTATGAAAAAGCATATACTGAGATTTTCAAACGTTGTGGGTTAGATTTCCGAGCAATCATTGGTGATGGTGGCGCAATGGGTGGTAAAGATTCAAAAGAATTCATGGCGATCTCAGAAATCGGTGAAGATACGATCTGCTACTCAACAGAAAGCGATTATGCCGCTAACTTAGAAATGGCGACAAGTTATTATGTCCCTAAAAAATCACATGAAACACAACTTGAATTAGAAAAAATTGCGACACCAGATGTAAAAACGATTGAAGAAGTAGCGAACTTCTTTGAAACTGAACCACAAAAAATCATCAAATCTGTTTTATTTATGGCTGACGAAAACCCAGTATTGGTATTAGTACGTGGGGACCACGATGTCAATGATGTGAAACTGAAAAACTTTTTAGCGGTTGATTTCTTAGAAGAAGCAACAGAAGAAGATGCTCAAAAATACCTAGGAGCAGATTTCGGCTCTGTTGGTCCAATCGGTGTAGCAGAAGAAGTAAAAGTCTACGCTGATCGTCATGTCCAAGACTTAGCGAACGCTATTACTGGAGCGAATGAAACTGGGTTCCATTATGTGAATGTCAACCCAGAACGAGATTTTGAAGTGATCTCATATGAAGACCTTCGCTTTGTTCAAGAAGGAGATCCATCACCTGATAATAATGGTGTATTGGCATTTACACGTGGAATCGAAATCGGACATATCTTTAAATTAGGCACACGCTATAGTGAATCAATGGGCGCAACCGTATTAGATGAAAATGGACGTGAAAAATTTGTCATTATGGGTTGTTACGGAATTGGCGTAAGTCGTCTGCTTTCAGCAATCGTTGAACAAAATTCAGATGAAAATGGCATTAACTGGCCTAAAGGAATCGCGCCTTTTGATTTACATGTTGTTCAAATGAATCTAAAAGACGAAAACCAAACGAACTTAACCGAAGAAGTCGAACAAACGATGTTAGCTGCTGGTTATCAAGTACTCGTTGACGATCGTAATGAGCGTGCAGGTGTGAAATTTGCAGATTCCGATTTAATTGGCTGTCCAATTAGAATTACAGTAGGTAAAAAAGCGGTGGATGGTATCGTTGAAGTCAAAATTAAGAAAACTGGGGAAATGGTTGAAGTTCGCAAAGAAGAGCTAGCAAATACGTTACCTATTCTTTTAAATCAATAA
- the pyrH gene encoding UMP kinase → MVTPKYQRVVLKLSGEALAGNEGFGIKPPVIKEIIQEIKEVHELGVEMAIVVGGGNIWRGQIGAQMGMERAQADYMGMLATVMNALALQDTLENVGVPTRVQTSIEMRQIAEPYIRRKAERHLEKGRIVIFAGGTGNPYFSTDTTAALRAAEIGADVILMAKNNVDGVYSADPKLDSNAVKFEELTHLEVIAKGLQVMDSTASSLSMDNDIPLLVFNLNEHGNIRRAILGENIGTTVRGK, encoded by the coding sequence ATGGTCACACCGAAATATCAGCGTGTTGTCTTAAAATTAAGTGGAGAAGCTTTAGCTGGGAATGAAGGCTTTGGAATTAAACCGCCTGTTATTAAAGAAATCATCCAAGAAATCAAAGAAGTACACGAATTAGGCGTTGAAATGGCTATCGTGGTAGGCGGCGGCAATATTTGGCGCGGACAAATCGGTGCTCAGATGGGAATGGAACGTGCTCAAGCTGATTACATGGGGATGCTGGCAACTGTAATGAATGCTTTAGCGTTGCAAGATACTTTGGAAAATGTTGGTGTGCCAACACGTGTCCAAACATCAATCGAAATGCGACAAATTGCTGAACCATATATTCGCAGAAAAGCAGAACGTCATTTAGAAAAAGGCCGAATCGTGATTTTTGCAGGTGGAACTGGGAATCCATACTTTTCAACAGACACCACTGCAGCATTACGCGCAGCTGAGATTGGCGCTGATGTTATTTTAATGGCTAAAAACAATGTTGATGGTGTTTATTCAGCTGATCCAAAATTAGATTCAAATGCTGTGAAATTTGAAGAATTGACTCATTTAGAAGTGATTGCAAAAGGGTTGCAGGTAATGGACTCTACCGCTAGCTCACTAAGCATGGACAATGACATCCCATTGCTTGTCTTTAATTTAAATGAACATGGAAATATCCGTCGTGCAATCTTAGGCGAAAATATCGGAACAACTGTAAGGGGGAAATAA
- a CDS encoding SDR family NAD(P)-dependent oxidoreductase: protein MELGLSHKVALVTGSTKGIGKAIAIELAKEGADVIINGRHAPLVDQVVTELKEKFPQTNPQRAPFDLADPEARQELFTQFPTVDILINNMGIFEPMDYLAITDDIWEHFFQVNVLAGNALAKNYLPKMLKQDFGRILFIASEEAVMPSGEMAQYSMTKTMNLSLAKSLSKLTVGSQVTVNTILPGSTLTEGVQEMLTTMYADSQLPESEWEQDFMKNHRPLSQIQRLIRPEEIGRFVAFVSSPYATSFSGAALRLDGGLVPTIY, encoded by the coding sequence ATGGAACTAGGTTTATCTCATAAGGTTGCGTTAGTCACTGGCTCAACGAAAGGCATCGGAAAGGCCATTGCGATTGAATTGGCAAAAGAAGGTGCAGATGTCATCATCAATGGTCGTCACGCACCGCTTGTTGATCAAGTGGTCACTGAATTAAAAGAAAAATTCCCCCAAACTAACCCTCAGCGTGCGCCATTTGATTTAGCAGATCCAGAAGCACGGCAAGAACTGTTTACGCAATTTCCTACAGTAGATATTTTGATCAATAATATGGGGATTTTTGAACCGATGGATTATTTAGCTATCACAGATGATATTTGGGAACATTTTTTCCAAGTCAATGTACTTGCTGGAAATGCATTAGCCAAAAATTATTTACCTAAAATGTTGAAGCAAGATTTTGGTCGTATCCTTTTTATTGCGAGTGAAGAAGCAGTGATGCCTTCAGGTGAAATGGCTCAATACAGTATGACCAAAACGATGAATCTTTCTTTAGCAAAAAGTTTATCCAAATTGACTGTTGGCTCTCAAGTGACCGTCAACACGATCTTGCCTGGCTCCACCTTGACAGAGGGCGTTCAAGAAATGTTAACAACAATGTACGCAGACAGCCAATTGCCTGAATCTGAATGGGAACAAGATTTTATGAAAAATCATCGTCCACTCTCACAGATCCAACGCTTGATCCGACCAGAAGAAATCGGGCGTTTTGTTGCATTTGTTTCTAGCCCCTATGCAACTTCTTTTTCTGGCGCTGCCTTGCGACTTGATGGAGGATTGGTGCCAACAATTTATTAA
- a CDS encoding isoprenyl transferase codes for MLRFFPQKNKYIQEKSDFHFAAEGPIPQHIAIIMDGNGRWAQNRRLPRVAGHKEGMETVKKVTKQASRLGVKVLTLYAFSTENWKRPKDEVRFLMQLPVDFFDTFVPELIKENVQVRVMGYEEVLPEHTQDAVRRAIEQTKDNTGMILNFALNYGSRAEIVTAVKKIAEEVKNEETAIEAIDEELIADHLMTGFLPTEWRDPELVIRTSGEERISNFLLWQLAYSELYFTKALWPDFDGAHLEEAIAAFQNRDRRFGGVKKTEKEGDQS; via the coding sequence ATGTTACGTTTTTTTCCGCAAAAAAACAAGTATATTCAAGAAAAAAGTGATTTTCATTTTGCGGCTGAAGGTCCCATTCCTCAGCATATCGCAATCATTATGGACGGAAATGGTCGTTGGGCCCAAAATCGACGTTTACCTCGAGTTGCTGGACATAAAGAAGGGATGGAGACAGTTAAAAAAGTAACCAAACAAGCTTCTCGTTTAGGTGTGAAAGTTTTAACCCTCTATGCTTTTTCAACAGAAAATTGGAAACGACCAAAAGATGAAGTCCGTTTTTTGATGCAACTTCCAGTGGATTTTTTTGATACATTTGTTCCAGAATTGATCAAAGAAAACGTTCAGGTTCGTGTCATGGGCTATGAAGAAGTATTACCTGAACATACACAAGATGCTGTTCGTCGAGCAATTGAGCAAACAAAAGATAATACTGGAATGATCCTTAACTTTGCTTTGAATTATGGAAGCAGAGCAGAGATTGTGACAGCAGTCAAAAAAATTGCTGAAGAAGTCAAAAATGAAGAAACTGCGATTGAAGCTATTGACGAAGAACTGATTGCAGATCATCTCATGACTGGTTTTTTGCCAACCGAATGGCGGGATCCTGAATTGGTTATTCGAACAAGTGGGGAAGAAAGAATTAGTAACTTCTTGCTTTGGCAACTTGCATACAGCGAATTGTATTTCACAAAAGCTTTGTGGCCTGATTTTGATGGGGCGCATCTAGAAGAAGCAATCGCAGCATTTCAAAACAGAGACCGTCGTTTCGGTGGCGTGAAGAAAACAGAGAAAGAAGGAGATCAGTCATGA
- the rpsB gene encoding 30S ribosomal protein S2 produces the protein MAVISMKQLLEAGVHFGHQTRRWNPKMKKYIFTERNGIYIIDLQKTVKLVDAAYDYMKSVAEEGGVALFVGTKKQAQEAIKDEATRAGQYFVNHRWLGGTLTNWDTIQKRISRLKQINAMEEDGTFEVLPKKEVAGLNKQRERLEKFLGGIADMPRIPDVMYIVDPRKERIAVQEAHKLNIPIVAMVDTNCDPDEIDVVIPSNDDAIRAVKLITSKMADAFIEGNQGEDQVVEEDFVVENNATSIEEIVDVVEGDNTSAE, from the coding sequence ATGGCAGTAATTTCAATGAAACAATTACTAGAAGCCGGCGTACATTTTGGTCACCAAACTCGTCGCTGGAACCCAAAAATGAAGAAATATATCTTCACAGAAAGAAACGGAATCTACATCATCGACTTACAAAAAACTGTTAAGTTAGTAGATGCAGCTTATGACTACATGAAGAGCGTTGCAGAAGAAGGCGGCGTGGCTTTATTCGTAGGTACGAAAAAACAAGCACAAGAAGCAATCAAAGATGAAGCAACACGTGCTGGACAATACTTTGTAAACCATCGTTGGTTAGGTGGAACATTGACTAACTGGGATACAATCCAAAAACGTATCAGCCGTTTGAAACAAATCAATGCAATGGAAGAAGATGGAACTTTTGAAGTTCTACCTAAAAAAGAAGTTGCTGGTTTGAACAAACAACGTGAACGTCTTGAAAAATTCTTGGGTGGTATCGCTGATATGCCAAGAATTCCAGATGTAATGTACATCGTTGACCCACGTAAAGAGCGCATTGCTGTTCAAGAAGCGCATAAATTAAATATCCCAATCGTAGCTATGGTTGATACAAACTGCGACCCAGACGAAATCGACGTAGTTATCCCTTCAAATGACGATGCAATCCGTGCCGTTAAATTGATTACTTCAAAAATGGCTGATGCATTTATCGAAGGTAACCAAGGGGAAGACCAAGTAGTTGAAGAAGACTTTGTAGTAGAAAACAATGCTACTTCAATCGAAGAAATCGTTGACGTTGTAGAAGGCGACAACACTTCAGCAGAATAA